In Mycobacterium sp. ITM-2016-00317, the genomic window GACCGACCCGCGGTCCGGGGTCACTCGTCTGGTCAGAACGCAGCGTGTACACCACAAGATCGGGCTGTGCTGCCCGCGTCCCGCGACTCACTGTGGCACCGAACTCGGTCGACCGCGTCATCCGGTTCTGGGCCGGAAGCACCGCGACAGACCTTGCCGGGTCACGCAGTCAGAGAACGACGGCCCTTAGCGCGCCTGGCCGTGACGATCGCACGACCTGCGCGGGTACGCATCCGCAACCGGAATCCGTGCACCTTCGCGCGGCGACGGTTGTTCGGCTGGAAGGTCCGCTTGCCCTTGGCCACGGCAGTCACTCCTTGTTGAGTCTGGCCTCGGCGCCGGTCCGACATGTTCATTCATGTCAGACGTGACGCAGTCGGCCGTTGGTAAGCTCGATCGGTCTCGCAAAGCTAGCCGGCGCGGTCCCCGGCCGGGGCCGGTCGCAGCCGTATCGCCACGTGCGGGCGACTGTTCGAGGGTACTGACGAGAAATCCCTGGGTCAAACCTGGCAGATCGCCCTGACGTGG contains:
- the rpmH gene encoding 50S ribosomal protein L34, whose protein sequence is MAKGKRTFQPNNRRRAKVHGFRLRMRTRAGRAIVTARRAKGRRSLTA